A DNA window from Impatiens glandulifera chromosome 7, dImpGla2.1, whole genome shotgun sequence contains the following coding sequences:
- the LOC124910653 gene encoding probable WRKY transcription factor 7, with protein MAVDLMSYRNDRFASKLEENAAQEAAAAGFQSVEKLIRMLSHQTNQQQTQLTDYTSVADVAVNKFKKFISVLDRNRSGHARFRRGPVSPNPIKKQPELIKTVEHNPITLDDHKQVSVPRIFSPNPIQQRLPPLPQRKESTTTINFAAASPPVSAASSFISSLTAGDTENSLQQSMSSGFQITNLSQVSSVGRPPLSTASLKRKCSSMDDLAGKCAASSGRCHCSKKRKSKTKRVVKVPAISMKMADIPPDDYSWRKYGQKPIKGSPHPRGYYKCSSVRGCPARKHVERALDEPSMLIVTYEGDHSHSNVANAAAALVLESS; from the exons ATGGCGGTTGACCTAATGAGTTACAGAAACGACAGATTTGCATCAAAACTCGAAGAAAATGCCGCACAAGAAGCGGCGGCTGCCGGATTTCAAAGCGTCGAGAAGCTAATCAGAATGTTATCTCATCAAACAAATCAACAACAGACCCAGTTAACCGATTACACATCCGTCGCTGATGTCGCCGTTAACAAGTTCAAAAAGTTCATCTCTGTTCTCGATCGGAACAGGTCCGGCCACGCAAGATTCCGACGAGGACCCGTCTCTCCTAACCCTATTAAGAAACAACCTGAACTAATCAAGACCGTCGAACATAACCCAATAACTCTTGACGATCATAAACAAGTATCTGTTCCTAGAATCTTTTCCCCAAATCCAATCCAGCAACgattacctcctctacctcagcGAAAAGAATCCACCACCACAATCAATTTTGCAGCGGCGTCGCCGCCTGTGTCGGCGGCGAGTTCTTTCATATCTTCATTGACCGCCGGCGATACAGAAAACAGCCTACAACAGTCTATGTCATCTGGTTTCCAGATCACAAATCTCTCTCAGGTATCCTCTGTAGGACGTCCTCCCTTGTCGACGGCGTCACTGAAAAGGAAGTGTAGCTCTATGGATGATCTTGCCGGAAAGTGCGCTGCCTCTTCCGGACGTTGCCACTGTTCTAAGAAAAG GAAATCGAAGACTAAAAGAGTGGTGAAAGTCCCGGCAATAAGCATGAAAATGGCGGATATTCCTCCAGATGATTACTCGTGGAGGAAATACGGTCAAAAACCGATCAAAGGGTCTCCTCATCCAAG GGGATATTACAAGTGTAGCAGTGTGAGGGGATGTCCGGCGAGGAAACATGTAGAGAGAGCTTTGGACGAGCCGTCGATGTTGATCGTCACGTACGAGGGCGACCACAGCCACTCAAACGTCGCTAACGCCGCCGCAGCACTTGTTCTTGAATCTTCTTAA
- the LOC124910446 gene encoding uncharacterized protein LOC124910446, translating into MANLESKFRKLRCSHCAGPLSKEMEISSWTVPPLIRDSFTVIGSAVGGITSAFYSFNHVMPIVQRHVKGPIWLQFFIGVPPVIVFSSTCAGLAGGAVPALTQLASSSYHASISSSSSPSQ; encoded by the exons ATGGCTAATTTGGAGTCTAAGTTTAGAAAATTGAGATGTTCTCATTGTGCCGGTCCTCTTTCGAAGGAAATG GAAATCAGCAGCTGGACTGTTCCTCCACTTATTAGGGATAGTTTCACAGTG ATAGGCTCTGCTGTTGGTGGTATTACCAGTGCGTTTTATTCATTCAATCATG TGATGCCTATTGTTCAGAGACATGTGAAAGGACCTATATGGCTGCAGTTTTTTATTGGT GTTCCTCCTGTGATAGTGTTCTCCTCAACTTGTGCTGGATTGGCAG GTGGTGCTGTTCCTGCATTAACACAACTTGCTTCATCATCCTATCATGcatcaatttcttcttcttcttctccttcccAATGA
- the LOC124945455 gene encoding cysteine proteinase RD21A-like: protein MDPSKSFVFMLFFFFFLTAAKIIDSRSNWRTEDELISIYESWLIKHGKSYSNALGENERRFQIFKDNLYFIDDHNSVQNRTYRVGLNRFADLTNQEYRSMYLGGGFQRKLSSSAAGKRSDRYLPKLGESLPDSVDWRKEGAVAEIKDQGSCGSCWAFSTISAVEGINKIVTGELITLSEQELVDCDTSYNEGCNGGLMDYAFQFIINNGGIDTDDDYPYYGTDQKCDTYRKNAKVVTIDDYEDVPTYNEEALKKAVATQPIAVAIEGGGRAFQFYDSGVFTGKCGVALDHGVAAVGYGSENGLDYWIVRNSWGKTWGEKGYIRMERNIAGSNTGKCGIAMEASYPIKKGQNPPNPGPSPPSPVTPPTVCDYYYTCPQSTTCCCVYEYYGYCYSWGCCPLEGATCCDDYESCCPHEYPICNVDAQTCLMSKNNPLGVKAMKRIQAKPQWTSA from the exons ATGGATCCATCCAAATCATTCGTGTTCatgttattcttcttcttcttcctcacgGCGGCGAAGATTATCGATAGCCGATCCAACTGGAGAACAGAGGACGAATTGATTTCTATCTACGAATCCTGGCTAATCAAGCACGGTAAATCATACAGCAACGCCTTGGGAGAGAACGAGAGGCGGTTtcagatcttcaaggacaatcTTTACTTCATCGACGACCATAATTCCGTTCAAAACAGAACATATAGAGTCGGATTGAACCGTTTCGCCGATCTGACTAACCAGGAGTATCGGTCGATGTATTTGGGCGGCGGTTTCCAAAGGAAACTCAGTTCCTCCGCAGCCGGAAAGAGAAGCGATCGTTATCTCCCCAAGCTGGGAGAGAGCTTACCGGATTCAGTTGACTGGAGGAAGGAAGGAGCAGTTGCTGAGATCAAAGATCAAGGCAGTTGTG GGAGTTGTTGGGCATTCTCTACTATAAGTGCTGTGGAAGGAATCAACAAGATAGTTACTGGTGAATTGATAACATTGTCTGAGCAAGAATTGGTTGATTGTGACACAAGTTATAATGAAGGATGCAATGGGGGTTTAATGGATTATGCTTTCCAGTTTATCATTAATAATGGTGGGATTGATACTGATGATGATTATCCTTACTATGGTACAGACCAAAAATGTGATACATATAGG AAAAATGCGAAAGTTGTTACGATTGATGATTATGAAGATGTTCCTACTTATAACGAGGAAGCTTTGAAGAAGGCTGTTGCAACTCAACCAATTGCTGTTGCTATTGAAGGTGGAGGCAGGGCTTTTCAGTTCTATGATTCT GGCGTGTTCACCGGAAAATGCGGTGTAGCTCTAGACCACGGCGTTGCTGCAGTAGGATACGGTTCAGAAAACGGATTAGACTACTGGATCGTGAGAAACTCATGGGGAAAAACATGGGGAGAGAAAGGTTACATAAGAATGGAACGAAACATAGCCGGAAGCAACACAGGAAAATGTGGGATAGCTATGGAAGCATCATACCCAATTAAAAAAGGTCAAAATCCACCCAATCCCGGTCCTTCACCACCATCTCCGGTGACACCACCCACGGTTTGCGACTACTACTACACATGCCCGCAGAGCACGACATGTTGCTGTGTGTACGAATACTACGGTTACTGTTATTCATGGGGATGTTGTCCTCTTGAAGGCGCAACTTGCTGCGATGATTATGAAAGCTGCTGCCCTCATGAATATCCCATTTGTAATGTTGATGCACAAACATGTTTAATG AGCAAGAACAATCCATTGGGAGTGAAGGCGATGAAACGGATCCAAGCCAAACCGCAATGGACCAGTGCTTAG
- the LOC124910019 gene encoding uncharacterized protein LOC124910019 has product MMNFLALISAFGIIAIAHDLLHHGFTEATPTFMYLSKPKGTVQTIKTLNGDIIDCVNIYKQISFDNPLIKSSQLDLNLEQDWHIYGECPFQTIPILRSRRRQTSSFHSLPAIKNIVAIKKHEYAMVSNEKGNYYGGSAISVFRNLKLRKVHPHMYGDNITRFFIYWTNNGYNGTGCYNLICPGFVQTSQTFAIGAPLPINSKLDNTTLTEIQISVYKANQTGDWWLKVQNETIGYWPHDLFSNLGANSNQILWGGDVYSKPKPSRRGFHTTTQMGIGAFPKHYKIASHVRNLQVMKEPNEWKTPYPSSLKEIVSNSNCYDLKFPSIFKRKRDWGVYFYYGGCGFSYKCVQ; this is encoded by the exons atgatgaattttCTTGCATTGATCTCTGCATTTGGGATTATAGCCATAGCACATGATTTGTTACACCATGGATTTACAGAAGCCACTCCAACCTTTATGTACTTGTCAAAACCCAAAGGAACGGTTCAAACCATCAAG ACTTTAAACGGAGATATTATCGATTGTGTTAATATCTACAAACAAATAAGTTTCGACAATCCATTGATCAAGAGCTCGCAACTCGATCTTAACTTGGAGCAG GACTGGCATATATATGGAGAATGCCCATTTCAAACAATCCCTATTCTAAGATCCCGTAGACGTCAAACTTCCTCGTTTCATTCACTTCCAGCCATCAAGAATATTGTTGCAATTAAGAAGCATGAG tatGCAATGGTATCGAATGAAAAAGGAAACTACTATGGAGGTTCTGCAATATCAGTGTTTCGAAACCTCAAACTGAGGAAG GTCCATCCCCACATGTATGGAGACAATATTACAAGGTTTTTCATATACTGGACA AATAATGGCTATAATGGTACAGGATGTTATAATCTCATATGCCCTGGCTTCGTGCAAACAAGCCAAACATTTGCCATCGGCGCGCCCCTACCGATAAATTCCAAATTGGACAATACAACATTGACCGAGATACAAATTTCTGTCTATAAG GCAAATCAAACAGGTGACTGGTGGCTCAAAGTGCAAAATGAAACGATAGGATATTGGCCACATGATCTTTTCAGCAATTTAGGTGCAAACTCCAATCAAATTTTATGGGGCGGAGATGTCTACTCAAAACCAAAACCGTCACGTCGTGGGTTCCACACGACTACTCAGATGGGCATTGGGGCATTTCCTAAACATTACAAAATAGCTAGTCATGTCCGCAATCTTCAAGTCATGAAGGAGCCAAATGAATGGAAGACTCCTTATCCTTCGTCTCTTAAAGAAATTGTATCAAACTCTAATTGTTATGACTTAAAATTTCCAAgtattttcaaaaggaaaaggGATTGGGGGGTTTACTTTTATTACGGAGGTTGCGGATTTTCTTACAAATGTGTACAATAA
- the LOC124910020 gene encoding LOW QUALITY PROTEIN: mannose-P-dolichol utilization defect 1 protein homolog 2-like (The sequence of the model RefSeq protein was modified relative to this genomic sequence to represent the inferred CDS: inserted 3 bases in 3 codons): MTLRSAFPLLTFRKKSILGRFIFFTCNSSSTSKMAELKFMGMDLVVVAGSLKDGRIPXEDCLLPLISKLXGYCIVAASTTVKLPQFLLYNLYSVKSLHNFSLLSVDLKIVNHKSVRGLSLVAFELEVIGYTIALAYCLHKGLPFSAFGELAFLLIQAIILXAIIYYFSQPLGTTTWLRAYCGIAPTILAGRIDPILFEALYASQHAIFFCARVPQIWENYKNKSTGQLSFLTSFMNFAGSLVRVFTSLQEKAQLVFLWVSVIGIATNGTILSQIIIYQKTPTSKDKKKE, from the exons ATGACACTACGATCTGCATTTCCTTTGCTgacttttagaaaaaaatccaTACTTGGCCGATTCATCTTCTTCACCTGCAATTCCTCTTCGACATCGAAAATGGCGGAGTTGAAGTTCATGGGTATGGATTTAGTTGTTGTTGCCGGGTCGCTGAAAGACGGTAGAATTC GAGAAGATTGTCTCCTTCCCCTTATATCCAAGC CTGGCTACTGCATCGTTGCCGCTTCAACAACCGTTAAACTTCCTCAG TTCCTATTGTATAATCTCTACTCTGTGAAATCCTTACATAATTTCTCATTGCTATCTGTAGATCTTAAAATCGTGAATCACAAAAGTGTTAGAGGGCTTAGTCTTGTTGCATTTGAGCTTGAGGTAATTGGTTATACCATTGCCTTGGCTTATTGTCTCCATAAAGGGCTTCCATTTTCAGCTTTTGGGGAGTTGGCATTTCTCTTGATTCAAG CTATAATTT GTGCTATAATCTATTACTTCTCACAACCTCTTGGTACCACAACTTGGCTTAGGGC ATATTGTGGTATAGCACCTACAATCTTAGCTGGCCGTATCGATCCTATTCTGTTTGAAGCACTATAT GCTTCTCAGCATGCAATATTTTTCTGTGCTAGAGTTCCACAAATTTGGGAAAACTATAAA AACAAGAGCACAGGCCAACTGAGCTTCCTTACGTCCTTTATGAATTTTGCTGGTTCATTGG TGAGGGTATTTACGAGTCTCCAGGAAAAGGCTCAACTAGTG TTCTTATGGGTTTCTGTGATTGGTATTGCGACGAACGGGACCATATTAAGTCAGATAATCATATACCAGAAGACACCCACGAGCAAGGACAAGAAAAAGGAGTAG